A window from Triticum aestivum cultivar Chinese Spring chromosome 6D, IWGSC CS RefSeq v2.1, whole genome shotgun sequence encodes these proteins:
- the LOC123145384 gene encoding calcium sensing receptor, chloroplastic translates to MAFTPTSASATLPPSAPPPPAATKGTPRRAPWNAAPLAAAAASSTAALLAATPAARAAALSKEDVAGSFTKVVDTVDVVIGVGGKVAEQSFVVLRALGEAAKPALPVLQSAGEQALKLASPVVSDASRQATEALQGAGVDLARFQSAFKTVADAAQPAIGAAKPIASETVQTIGSLEGTDYVVAAGAAFLAYLLLPPAWSLLSYGLRGYKGDLSPAQALDMVTSQGYLIIDVRSENDKAKAGVPQLPSNAKNKIIALPLEELPNKIKGMVRNAKRAEAEIAALKISYLKRIGKGSNIVVMDSYGDNSKIVAKTLNSVGFKNCWVMAGGFSGRKGWAQSRLGTDSYNLSVVEVVKPSRVIPAAAERFVTVSSTSTPSRTSRKLLPGSVDS, encoded by the exons ATGGCCTTTACCCCCACGTCGGCGTCGGCCACCCTGCCGCCGTcggcccctcctcctccggcggccaCCAAGGGCACGCCCCGCCGCGCGCCATGGAATGCCGCGCCGCTGGCCGCGGCGGCCGCCTCGTCGACGGCTGCATTGCTGGCCGCGACGCCGGCCGCGCGCGCCGCGGCGTTGTCCAAGGAGGACGTCGCCGGCTCGTTCACCAAG GTGGTGGACACGGTGGATGTGGTGATCGGCGTCGGCGGCAAGGTGGCCGAGCAGTCCTTCGTTGTGCTCAGGGCGCTGGGCGAGGCCGCTAAGCCGGCGCTGCCGGTGCTGCAGAGCGCCGGCGAGCAGGCCCTGAAGCTCGCCTCGCCGGTGGTCTCCGACGCCTCCAGGCAGGCCACGGAGGCGCTCCAGGGCGCCGGCGTCGACCTTGCCCGCTTCCAGTCTGCTTTTAAG ACGGTCGCAGATGCGGCGCAGCCGGCCATCGGCGCCGCGAAGCCGATCGCCTCCGAGACCGTCCAGACCATCGGGTCCCTGGAAGGCACGGACTACGTCGTGGCCGCCGGAGCCGCGTTCCTCGCGTACCTGCTCCTGCCGCCGGCCTGGTCCCTGCTCTCATACGGCCTACGCGGCTACAAAG GTGACCTGAGCCCAGCTCAAGCTCTGGACATGGTCACCTCTCAAGGTTACCTTATCATCGACGTGCGAAGCGAGAACGACAAGGCCAAAGCCGGCGTGCCGCAGCTCCCCTCCAACGCAAAGAACAAGATCATCGCTCTGCC GCTTGAAGAGCTTCCGAACAAGATAAAGGGAATGGTGCGCAATGCGAAGCGAGCCGAGGCGGAGATCGCCGCGCTGAAGATCTCCTACCTCAAGAGGATCGGCAAGGGCTCCAACATCGTCGTCATGGACTC GTACGGTGACAACTCCAAGATTGTGGCCAAGACACTCAACAGCGTGGGGTTCAAGAACTGCTGGGTCATGGCCGGCGGCTTCTCCGGCCGAAAAGGGTGGGCGCAGAGCCGCCTTGGGACGGACTCCTACAACCTCTCCGTGGTCGAAGTCGTGAAGCCGTCACGGGTGATTCCGGCGGCCGCTGAACGGTTCGTGACGGTCTCGTCGACTTCGACTCCCTCCAGGACGAGTCGCAAGCTTCTCCCTGGCAGTGTGGACAGCTGA